The DNA region ATCATCCTTTTCCAAGAGTTGATTTAATTGATGCTGCATGAAATACATCATCCCTACTACTTTTTCATACTGCATACGGGTAGGCCCCAAAACAGCCATAGATCCAATCACTTTGCCATTGGCCGTAAATTGCGCCCGTACCACAGATAAATCTTCAAAATTCTTAAATGCATTTTCTGTACCTATATGGACCGCAATCGGACGATCCATAGTGGAGAGAAGCATGCTTTCCAGTATATCCCGCTTTTCCAATAAATTCAATATATCCTGCATTTTCTCCACATTTTGAAACTCAGGCTGCTCAATCAACTGTGACGCACCGTCAGAATAAACCTGTTTCTGCGTTTTCACTGCCTCCTGCATAGCTGCAAAAATATGTATATAAGGGGATAAATCTCTTTCCACGTCTTTTTGGAAAGACATAATAAACTTTTCATCCACACGCGCCAAATCCCGTCCATGAAGGAAATGATTCAATTTATCAGCAAGCAGCTGCATCTCATCAAAAGATGAATCATCAGGAATCTTTATAATTGCATTTGACACTTCCCCCCCACCGGTAACTACAAGAAGAATTGCCCGCCTGCCATCTAATGGAAGAAAACGGATATAATTCAATATACTTTGTTGTCCGGAAGAGGCTGCTACTGACAATGAACGTGTAAGCATTGACACAACCTTAGCCATATTTCGAAATATCTCATCTACCTTTGCCACGTGACCAGTCAATGCCTCCACAAGGAGAGACTCTTCTTCAGGAGTCACAGGAGACGGCTGCATAAGCCAATCCACATAGTACCGGTACCCTTTAATAGAAGGAACCCGTCCCGCGGAAGTATGAGGCTGTTCAAGATACCCTTCATCTTCCAAATCCTGCATTTCATTGCGAATAGTGGCACTGCTTACACCTAAATCATATTTCCGTGCAATAGTACGGGATCCAACCGGCTCAGCCGTAGAAGAATAATCCTGAACAATAGCCCACAGCACTCTTCTTTTTCTTTCAGTCAGTTCATTAAGTCCGTCAAAAGCATCATTCATTGTCCATTTTGCCATCTTTATCACCTTTATTAGCACTCACTCATATCGAGTGCTAAACTTACGTTATTAGTATATTCTTGCCCCCATGAATTGTCAATACGTTTTCATCGGAGATTAAATCCATCCCTCTCACAGTATGATATTTTGTGCTAGTCCACCACTTTCGCTACTCTGCTTAAAGGGCAGGTATTATCAGCCTTAGAACGCAAATAATACCTGCCCTTTATATTTTCTCATCTCCTACAATTATAATTCGACGGATTCTCCTGGCTTCACAACTACAACAGAAACATTTTCCCGCGCTGCCGCCTTCTTAAATTCTTCAGGATTTTGTGAAATAACAGGCCATGTATTATAGTGGACGGGAATAACTTTTTTCGTTTTTAAAAATTTCGCTGCCAAAATCGCATCTTTTGGTCCCATAGTATAGTTATCACCGATAGGAAGAACAGCATAGTCAATATCAAAAAGTTTCCCAAAAAGTTTCATATCGCCAAAGAGTGCCGTATCTCCGGCAAAGTAAAGTGTCAAACCATTATTGAAAGACAGTACAAATCCGCAAGGAATACCGCCTGCCACACCACAGCTGTGGATGGCCTGCACCATTTTCACTTTACCGAAAGGCGCCGTAAAAGTTCCCCCAAGGTTCATGGGCTGGAAATTGATTACGGTTTTCGGAAAAAGTCCGATGACTTCAGGAATAGCGATGACTTTTGCACCTGTCCGTTCCGCAATGGCAATAGCATCTCCAAAATGATCCGCATGGGCATGGGAAAGAAAAATATAGTCACATTCTACTTTGCTGGCAGCTTCTTCGGCAAGTCCATTCCCGGTGAGGAAAGGATCAAAAAGCAGTTTTTCCTTTCCTGTATCAATCTGGAAGCACGCATGTCCCAAAAATATAAATTTCATTTTCATCACTCCTTTGATCGAATATAAATATGGACACCATGAACAATTATGACAGCATATTCTTTCTCACCATAATTTCCTTAATAACTTTTTGCGCCACATCAGTCAAGAGAATTCCACGACGCATACTGGTCTGCTGCATTTTATGATAAGCTTCTTCATCACTGATATGATAGTAATCCATCAGCAGCCCTTTGGCGCGGTTAATGATCTTGCGTGATGCCAGTTCCCTCTCCATTTCTTTCACACGGTGTGCTATTTCATGTCTGCTGCGATACTGACTGACAGCAATCTGAAGTGCAGGAAATAAATTTCTTTCTTCTACCGGCTTCATGACATAGCCAAAAACATGGGATCGTTTCGCTTTCTCCACCGTCTCCGCATCACCATAAGCGGTTAAAAGGACAACAGGCGCCAAATCATCATGGGCAATCAGTTTTGCAGCCTGTAATCCATCAAGCTTCGGCATCTGTACATCTAGAATCACGAGATCCGGTTTTTCCTCTTTTACCAGTTCCAAGGCACGCACGCCATCTGCACATATACCGACCACCTCATGCCCTGCCTCTTCTAATATTTCTTTTAAATCCATACATATAATCGCTTCATCATCGGCAATAACGATACGATATGTTTCACTCATCTTTTGTTCTCCATAATCGATAAAGGGATTCGGATATGGGCTTCTGCCATATCTCCTTTATTTTTCAATATAAAAGAACCATTTAATTCTATTTCTACTAAGGTACGGACAATCTGCAACCCCAGATCGAAAGATTTCGTACTGAAATGTGTATCTAAGATATGCCCATTATTTTTCACACAGGTATGGAGCATACCATTTTCTACAGAAGCACTTACAATAAGTACACCGTCTTCCATACCTTTAAAACCATGGGCAATAGAATTATGAATTAATTCACTTGTAGCAATAGCCAATGGAACCGCTTTTTCCGAATTAATAAGTAGCTTCATTTCATTATTCGGCCGTACTAATTCGATAGGGCATACTGCCAGACTGTCGACAGAAAGCCGGCAGATTTTATCCAAAAATACATTCCAATTCACATGGTCCCCGCTTTGGCTCGCCAAAACATCATGGATTTGGGAAATTCCCAATATGCGGTTCACCGCAACTCTCAATGCCTCTTTCGTATCAGTATCTTTTGCCCGGCGCGCCTGCATCCGAAGTATCCCGGCAATAGTATTCAAAGAATTCTTCACACGATGGTGTATTTCTCGAATAACGGAGTCCTTCACCATAATCTGTCGTTCCTTTTCACGGATTGCAGTTACATCACTTAAAAGAAGGATCGTGCGAGACACACGGCCGCCGGAAAGAATAGGCATTCCCCAGGCAGACAATATCATATTCCCGGATACTTCATCGCCATATGCCGGCTTTTTCGTTTCCATAATTTTATCCACCAATGGCAGATGAACCATAGAATGCCCAATGATTTCTTTCCGTTCCACCGTTTCCTTATCAAGAACAAAATATAAATCATCCGCCATATCATTGGCATACATGATACGTCCTACGGAATCAAGGATAACCATCCCATCCTGGGGACGAAGATAATGGTACGCCCCTTCTTCCATCGGCACTTGGAGCATCATATAAGCCGTATCGGTAAGAACCTGTTGCTGAGACTGGGAATTAGACAGAAAAGCAGCTACAGCAAAAGGAATCCCGGCATTATCAAAAACAGGATATGCTGTCAGCGCTACCAACCGCCCTAAATCGAGTTCTTTTCGTCCAACGACTTTACTGCCTGTAGAGAATACATTTTCCACAAGAGTAAATTCCTCATCTAAATAGGCATCCCCTCTGTCAAAAAAGGTATTCCCCATGGAATAAGAAGGCTTTGCCGCCAAAAGAACTATTTCTACACTTTCATTTTTTCCTTTTGCGCAGATGTAAATTTGATTTTTGGAAATATCAGCAGCGAACTGGAGAGCTGCTTCCATATGATCCAAAATACGAATCTGCACATCCGTAAGATTCGTCATCTCACGGGCCAGCGAATAGAGCTGATTCATAAGTACCGCCTGTATTAAATTACCCTTAAACCTTCCCCCCGTTCTGCCAGAAAGGGAAGGCGTGGATCTGCGTTCAATGTCATTGGCGCAAAATCCCCCTTTTGCGCCATGTAATACGCCCGGCAGCCAATCATAGCGCCATTATCCGTACAAAGCCCGGGGGCAGGACTGCATATACGAACATTTCTTTTCAGACAGTTTTTCTCCATTGCTTCACGAAGTCCGCTGTTCGCCGCGACGCCGCCTGCTAAGGCTACTGTTTTCAACTTCGTTTTATCCAAAGCTGCCATTGTCTTTTCAAGCAATGCGTTTACAACCGCTTTTTGGAAAGAAGCAGCTACATCTTCATAAGAAACGGGAACCTTCTTCATCTCTTTCGCATGAATGTAGTTAATCACAGCGGATTTCAATCCACTGAACGAAAAATCGAAACTATGTTCTTTCCTCAAGGCCAGCGGGAATTCTATAGCATTAGGATTTCCCGCTTTTGCCAATTTATCGATATAAGGACCGCCGGGATAAGGATACCCCATAACCCGTGCAATTTTATCAAAAGCTTCACCGGCCGCATCATCTCTCGTCTGTCCAAGGAGTTCAAAAGTATTGTAGTCACGAACAACAACAAGCATAGTATGTCCACCGGAAACGACAAGCGATAAAAAGGGAGGTTCCAAATCAGAATACTGGAGAAGGTTGGCAAAAATATGTCCTTCCATATGGTTCACCGCAATTAACGGTTTTCCTAAAACCCATGCTGCCGTCTTGGCTGCAGCTACGCCCACCAAAAGAGCACCCACCAGCCCCGGCCCTTGTGTAACAGCAACAGCATCGATATCCTCCCAGCCGGCTCGGGCTTCTTCCAGTGCTTCAATAGCCACAGGAAGAACGTCTTCAATATGGTGCCGGGATGCAATCTCGGGCACAACGCCGCCAAATTTTTTATGTATAGGAACTTGTGTGGAAATAACATTGGATAAAATCTTCCGTCCGTCTTCGATAACAGCGCAGGAAGTTTCATCACAACTTGTTTCAAACGCTAAGATTTTCATTTTATCTCCTTACACCTTCCGGGACATGATATATCCATTTTCACGGGGCAGTTCATAGACATCCTGTCTTACGCTGACCGTTTGAAAATTATGTTTCCTGTATAGCGACTGGGCAGGCAGATTACTCACACGAACCTCGAGAAAAATGACTTCCATATGACGCTCCGCAGCTTCCTCCAACCCCTGCTTCAATATTTTTTCCGCTGCTCCCATACGACGATACTCAGGAAGCACACCTATATTCATTAGCTGGGCTTCATCAGCAATAAACCAAAAACATCCATATCCAATAACTTTTTTGGCAAGTTTTGCAATGAAATAACAGCTGTGTCCGCCCTTCATATCATTTCTTATAGTTTCTTCACGCCAAGCATCAGAAAAAGAAACTGTCCCAATTTGATAAATATCGCTGATATCCTTTTCTTCTGCTTTTATAACTATTAATTCATACCGTGAAGTTTTTCCCATAAAACCTCTGCCTCACTTCTGCGAATATAATTTGGCATAAGCTGAAGGGGATCATCAATTTGTCCTTTTTCCCATCGGACAAATGCGGCCATCGCCACTGAAGAGGCACGGGCACAGCAATTATGGGGTGGTGCCACCTGTATCCCTTCTGCAAGAAGCTTTTCCCGATACATTTCTGCACCTTCACCTACAGCAAGAATCGGTCCGCCATGGCTGGCTGCTGCTTTAACCACTTCATCAATAGAGGCTGCTTCTGCGGGTGCTTCCTGCCATATCTCATCAAAAGAGCCATACATCGCCGCATAAACGTTTCCACGCTGGGCATCCAGCAGGGGAAGAATAAAAGCTCTCGCGCCAACCAGATTCCATACCAGCGCTTCCAGGGTATCTACGCCGATAAGCGGAACTTCCCATATATAAGCTGCTGTCTTTGCGGTAGCAAGTCCGATACGGAGACCGGTAAACGACCCCGGTCCTTTGGCAGCAGCAATGGCAGTAATCTCCTTTTGATCCACTCCTGCATCTTTCAGTATTTCATCCATATGTGGTATGAGCTGTTCTGAATGGGTTAACCTTTTTTGTACTGTCCACTCGGCTACAAGCTTGTCCTTCTCCGCCAGCGCACAACTGAGAACAAAAGAAGAGGTATCAATGGCAAGCAACATACTTTATAATCTCCTTTACAACTGATTCCGGAGCGCCTTTTCCCCAGCACAGGGAAATATGGCGCATAGTCTCATTGATTCTTTCTATATGGACAGTAATACTTTCCGGCGGCAGCAAAGCAGGAAACACATCCGCCCACTCTACGACTGTCACGCCACCGCTGCTGTACTCCTCCCATCCGATATTATATAAATCTTCTTCGTCACCCAACCGATAAAAATCAAAATGCTTCAGTGGCAGTACCCCCTCATAATAATTCATAATCATAAAGGTAGGACTGCCAACCGCATCATTGATACCCATTCCCTTAGCCAGCCCCTGGACAAAGTGTGTTTTTCCCGTACCAAGGTCACCATTTAAGGCGATAAACAGGTCATTCACTGCATGAGCGCCAATCCACTCACCAAAGGCCATTGTTTCTTCTTCACTGTGAGTTGTCAAATTCACTTCATCCATGAAGCCACCTCATTAATTCATCAAAGCGCATCATGCCGATTCTGTATCCTTCGCCATGAAGCACACGAAGTTTGGCAGGGTTCCGTTCTGCCCGGCTGACTTTCACCGGATTTTCAGGACGGAAAATAAAAACATCTCCCTTTTTTTCCATCTGTAAAATCTTTTCCAGCCGTGCATTGTACCGTTCCGGAATAGTACACATGGAATCTACAATGGCAGGATATTTTCTTCCCCACACGGCTTCTGCCATCTTCCTCAAGAAATAGGGCATCTGCCTTTTTCTGTAGGAAATCGGCCGTGTCAATATATATACAGATTTTTTTACAGGAAAAGGAAGTTCATCATAAAATGGAACAAGTGGCATGGCAAGTCCGCCATCCACATAAGGAATGCCATCTATTTCTACAGGCGGCGAAAGAACAGGAATGGATGCACTCGCTTCTACGGCTTTCACAAAGTCTTCCTCACTGCGGCTTTTGTTTGAAATATAACGTGCCTTCCCTGTTTGTCCGTCGGTTACAACAGCATACAATTCAGTATCTGATGCACGATATGTTTCCATGTCCATAGGATCCAGTTCATTTGCCAGCTCGCCAAACATGAATTTAAAATTGAAATAGTTCTTTTCTCTGAGAAGATGTTTTATTCCCATGTACCGCGGATCATTACAATAAGTCGTATTGATTCGGATATTGCGTCCTTTTTGTCCGGACATATAACACATTCCCTGCATGGCTCCTGCTGACGTACCAACTACCTTCCGGAAATGGAGCCCTTTTTCAATAAATACATCTAAAACGCCTGCCTCAAAAACACCTCGCATAGCGCCGCCCTCCAGGACAAGGGGAATGTCCATCGGTACATAAAAATCAAATGAATTTATCTTTTCCGTCATACACCTCACGGCACTATACTGCCTTTATCCCGTAAAATTTACTTCTTTTCTTCCGTACGAACAGACTGCATTTTTACAGCGTCAATTTTCGCACGAATTATGTCTTCATCACCAAGATAACCTACATGATCAACTGTAAAGTCCTCATTCAAATGGTATACAAGTGGCACACCTGTAGGAATATTCATACCGGCAATTTCATCATCAGAAATATCTTCCAAATACTTTCTCAGAGCACGGATAGAGTTTCCGTGGGCTGTAATTAAAACATTTTCTCCCAATTCAATTTTAGGCTTGATTTCCGATTCAAAATAAGGTGCTACACGGGCCACGGTATCTTTCAGGCATTCCGTCAGCGGCAGCTCCACAGTTCCTTTATACCGACGGTAAGGCGCCTGTTTTGCAGGATTTCGTTCATCATCCTTCGGCAAAGCCGGCGGCCGCACATCATAAGAACGGCGCCAAAGATGGACTTGGGAGTCACCATATTTCTCTGCTGTTTCCTTCTTGTTCAAGCCTTGGAGCGCGCCGTAGTGACGTTCATTCAAATGATAATCTTTTACCATGGGAATCCATGCCAGATCCAATTCATCAAGAACAGTATAAGCAGTATGGATTGCCCGCTTTAAAACAGACGTATAGCATATGTCAAAATGGTAATTTCCTTCTCTCAAAAGTCTTCCTGCCTGATGGGCTTCTTCATACCCTGTTTCTGTCAAATCTACATCCGTCCAGCCACAAAACAGGTTCAGCTTATTCCACTGACTTTCTCCATGTCTGATTATTACGAGTGTATGCATAATTCCTCCTTATAAACGAAAATGGTCATACCCTGCTATTGTAAGCAGTTTTATACTATTTTTATCTTTAAGAAATACCTGCCCTTTCCCTGCTTTCGTGACATGTCCGATTCCGGTCACACCATCAATATCCTTTATATATTCCCAATTCTTTTTAGAAATCGTACCAACCAATTCATAATCTTCTCCACCATTAATGGCAAAACAGAAAGGGTCTTTTCCACAGTCCCGTCCCCACCGGCAAAGTTCATCAGACAGAGGAATCCGTTCTTTCTCCAATTCTATTGTCACCCGGCTTGCCGATGTTATTTCATTGATTTCCCGCGAAAGACCGTCAGATACATCATTGAGCGAAGAGGCTCCACTTTCTCGAAGGATCCGGCCAAAATCTATCTGCGGTTTCGGTCTTTGATGCCGGATTGCCAACATAGGGTATTCTTCTTTCTTACCATCTAAGAGGATAGACAATCCTGCTGACGAATCACCAAGCGTTCCTGTGACAAAAACGATATCTCCCTCTTTGGCACCGCTCCGCTTTACCGCTTGATTTTCAGGAACGATACCTACTATCGTCCCTGTGAGAATAACCCCCTGTTTTGAACCGGTGATGTCTCCGCCAAGAAGATTGACGCTGTATTCGCGGCAGCATTCACGGATTCCATCATAACAGGATTCTATCCATGTAATAGACAAATCCCCTGGAAGCGCAGCAGATATTACGAAAGATACCGGCTCCGCCCCCATGGCCGCCATGTCACTGAAATTCACAGCACACAGATGATATCCCGTATCAGCGGCAGACATCGTTCTTTTTGTAAAATGAATTCCTTCCACCATAGTATCCGTGGAAATCACCTCGTCGTATCCGCAAGGCGTCATAAATACAGCTCCATCATCACCTGTGCCTAGCTTAACCAATTCAGGCCGGTAAATAAGATCATGGGCAATACGGTGAATACATTCAAACTCTCCGATATCCCGCAAAGTTTCTTCCTTCATCACTCCAAAATTTCCACGCCAAGCTTTTTCATTGCATCTATTGCTACCAAATGGCCGTTATAATCCACATAACCAAGACCTTTGACAAGAAGCGTGACCTTATGCCCAGCCTTTAATAACTCAAAAACCGTTTCTTTGACACAATATTCAGAAGCAATGCCACCTACATAAACATGGTCTGTCACCATTGTTCCAAGTGGAATCCCTTTTTTATTTATTCCATGGAAAGCGGAATATTCTTCAACAATATCATCCATTCCTTTATGAAAAATATTTTCTTCATTCGGGCGATTTTTAACATCGATAATATCCGCAAAGAAATGTCTGTCCAAAGCAGAACCTTTTTCCCCGGCGACACAATGAATCGGCCAGATGCCTCCATTCACCTTAAAAGACCTGTTTGCCGGGCTGTGCCAATCAGAAGTATACAACACTTCCATCTCATGCCTGTTTATAAAATTAATAAGGTATGCCACCGCCTCATGACTTCCGCTGCATGCCAATGATCCATCAATAAAATCATATTGGCAATCAACAATCACTAAAGAATCCATACCCGCCTCCTTTATTGCCTGTTTTATTTTATTTTAACAGGTTTCACCAGCCATGTAAAAGTGACTTCCCATCAGAGAATATATCCTTGCCAAGTTTTTTCTGTTTCTTGCGTCAATTCTTTTTTATGGGTATACTTTGTAAGTACATCATTATTGAAATTTTCAGTTAAGGAGATGGAAGATTTGGACTTTATTACCACCCTCGCTTATTTTCTGAATGTAGGCGTATTCAGTGCTGTTATCTCTCGTTTTTCCGGTGCGCCTATATCCATCCTTGTATGCTGTGCTGTTCTCTACGTTGGTGCTACACCTTTGGAGACAATCGGCATAATGCTTACTTATCTCGTATTTATGCGTCTGACTATTTACACACAGAAAAATCGGGTAAATTTCAAAAAGATGGAAGTATTTCCGGGATGGAAAATTATCCCTGCAATTGCCCTTATTTTAATTTCTCTTATTCTCTATCCCTTTGCAGGTCTCGCTATTTTCCTTCTCGTATTCATGGCTGAAGTACTGGCAAAGATGCGGATGAAAATCCCAGAAGAACACCGGATGGAAAAAGGCGAACTTATGCCATACATCATCGGCGGCGCAGTCCTTATGACGCTGTCCATGGTTGCTGTAAAATTTATCCCGGAAACTCTTTATTATGGATTGGGCGGTTTTGTTATCTTAGCCCTCTGTGCATTCTTCTGGTGGGTCGGTAATGACCGCGATCGTTTAGCTTCCGTTTGGGATAAGGTCATTCTTGCCGCTTTCATTCCTGCCGGTCTCTATGGTTTTGATATGGCTGATTGGATTGACGACCTGAAAAGAAATGTAAATCCCACACGTCTTGCTTATAATCTTCCTTTCGTATTCCTCCCTGTTTTCTTTATCGCATTTCTCATGGCAAATATCCTTTTCGGTATTTTTTCCCTTTCCGGTATGGTCATTGTATTCTTTTCCGCTATCGGCCTGCGCATTTTCGGCTACTATGAAATGAGCGGCAAAGGTAAGACAAACCTAATCGCTGTAGGTATTACTGTACTGGTGGCTCTGCTCCTGTTTCTCACCGCACCGGTACCGATTGGTATTACACACACAGTAGACGCGTTCCTTAAGCAAAATCAATATGGTTTCATGGGATTACTGAATATGTTCTAAGTGTCTTTAAAACGAAATATTGCCTCATGCTCTTATGCATTTCATCGAATAATATTTTTTTATCTTTATTACCATATTGCAGAAATAACTGACGGATTTATTTTACTATTTTCCATATTCCAGTTAGAAAAAATATTCCTTGCTCCATTTTCTGAAACGTTATATTTAACCAAAGAAAAACCGGCGTCTCTTCATTAAAGACCTGACCTTGACAAGAGACATCCGGTTTTATTTCATTTTCTCGGTTTCCATGCTTCTACTTTGAC from Dialister invisus DSM 15470 includes:
- the hrcA gene encoding heat-inducible transcriptional repressor HrcA; this encodes MAKWTMNDAFDGLNELTERKRRVLWAIVQDYSSTAEPVGSRTIARKYDLGVSSATIRNEMQDLEDEGYLEQPHTSAGRVPSIKGYRYYVDWLMQPSPVTPEEESLLVEALTGHVAKVDEIFRNMAKVVSMLTRSLSVAASSGQQSILNYIRFLPLDGRRAILLVVTGGGEVSNAIIKIPDDSSFDEMQLLADKLNHFLHGRDLARVDEKFIMSFQKDVERDLSPYIHIFAAMQEAVKTQKQVYSDGASQLIEQPEFQNVEKMQDILNLLEKRDILESMLLSTMDRPIAVHIGTENAFKNFEDLSVVRAQFTANGKVIGSMAVLGPTRMQYEKVVGMMYFMQHQLNQLLEKDDD
- a CDS encoding metal-dependent hydrolase yields the protein MKFIFLGHACFQIDTGKEKLLFDPFLTGNGLAEEAASKVECDYIFLSHAHADHFGDAIAIAERTGAKVIAIPEVIGLFPKTVINFQPMNLGGTFTAPFGKVKMVQAIHSCGVAGGIPCGFVLSFNNGLTLYFAGDTALFGDMKLFGKLFDIDYAVLPIGDNYTMGPKDAILAAKFLKTKKVIPVHYNTWPVISQNPEEFKKAAARENVSVVVVKPGESVEL
- a CDS encoding patatin-like phospholipase family protein; this encodes MTEKINSFDFYVPMDIPLVLEGGAMRGVFEAGVLDVFIEKGLHFRKVVGTSAGAMQGMCYMSGQKGRNIRINTTYCNDPRYMGIKHLLREKNYFNFKFMFGELANELDPMDMETYRASDTELYAVVTDGQTGKARYISNKSRSEEDFVKAVEASASIPVLSPPVEIDGIPYVDGGLAMPLVPFYDELPFPVKKSVYILTRPISYRKRQMPYFLRKMAEAVWGRKYPAIVDSMCTIPERYNARLEKILQMEKKGDVFIFRPENPVKVSRAERNPAKLRVLHGEGYRIGMMRFDELMRWLHG
- a CDS encoding sensor histidine kinase, whose protein sequence is MNQLYSLAREMTNLTDVQIRILDHMEAALQFAADISKNQIYICAKGKNESVEIVLLAAKPSYSMGNTFFDRGDAYLDEEFTLVENVFSTGSKVVGRKELDLGRLVALTAYPVFDNAGIPFAVAAFLSNSQSQQQVLTDTAYMMLQVPMEEGAYHYLRPQDGMVILDSVGRIMYANDMADDLYFVLDKETVERKEIIGHSMVHLPLVDKIMETKKPAYGDEVSGNMILSAWGMPILSGGRVSRTILLLSDVTAIREKERQIMVKDSVIREIHHRVKNSLNTIAGILRMQARRAKDTDTKEALRVAVNRILGISQIHDVLASQSGDHVNWNVFLDKICRLSVDSLAVCPIELVRPNNEMKLLINSEKAVPLAIATSELIHNSIAHGFKGMEDGVLIVSASVENGMLHTCVKNNGHILDTHFSTKSFDLGLQIVRTLVEIELNGSFILKNKGDMAEAHIRIPLSIMENKR
- a CDS encoding bifunctional tRNA (adenosine(37)-N6)-threonylcarbamoyltransferase complex ATPase subunit type 1 TsaE/phosphotransferase; protein product: MDEVNLTTHSEEETMAFGEWIGAHAVNDLFIALNGDLGTGKTHFVQGLAKGMGINDAVGSPTFMIMNYYEGVLPLKHFDFYRLGDEEDLYNIGWEEYSSGGVTVVEWADVFPALLPPESITVHIERINETMRHISLCWGKGAPESVVKEIIKYVACH
- the tsaB gene encoding tRNA (adenosine(37)-N6)-threonylcarbamoyltransferase complex dimerization subunit type 1 TsaB, encoding MLLAIDTSSFVLSCALAEKDKLVAEWTVQKRLTHSEQLIPHMDEILKDAGVDQKEITAIAAAKGPGSFTGLRIGLATAKTAAYIWEVPLIGVDTLEALVWNLVGARAFILPLLDAQRGNVYAAMYGSFDEIWQEAPAEAASIDEVVKAAASHGGPILAVGEGAEMYREKLLAEGIQVAPPHNCCARASSVAMAAFVRWEKGQIDDPLQLMPNYIRRSEAEVLWEKLHGMN
- the tsaD gene encoding tRNA (adenosine(37)-N6)-threonylcarbamoyltransferase complex transferase subunit TsaD translates to MKILAFETSCDETSCAVIEDGRKILSNVISTQVPIHKKFGGVVPEIASRHHIEDVLPVAIEALEEARAGWEDIDAVAVTQGPGLVGALLVGVAAAKTAAWVLGKPLIAVNHMEGHIFANLLQYSDLEPPFLSLVVSGGHTMLVVVRDYNTFELLGQTRDDAAGEAFDKIARVMGYPYPGGPYIDKLAKAGNPNAIEFPLALRKEHSFDFSFSGLKSAVINYIHAKEMKKVPVSYEDVAASFQKAVVNALLEKTMAALDKTKLKTVALAGGVAANSGLREAMEKNCLKRNVRICSPAPGLCTDNGAMIGCRAYYMAQKGDFAPMTLNADPRLPFLAERGEGLRVI
- the rimI gene encoding ribosomal protein S18-alanine N-acetyltransferase; translated protein: MGKTSRYELIVIKAEEKDISDIYQIGTVSFSDAWREETIRNDMKGGHSCYFIAKLAKKVIGYGCFWFIADEAQLMNIGVLPEYRRMGAAEKILKQGLEEAAERHMEVIFLEVRVSNLPAQSLYRKHNFQTVSVRQDVYELPRENGYIMSRKV
- the gpmA gene encoding 2,3-diphosphoglycerate-dependent phosphoglycerate mutase codes for the protein MMHTLVIIRHGESQWNKLNLFCGWTDVDLTETGYEEAHQAGRLLREGNYHFDICYTSVLKRAIHTAYTVLDELDLAWIPMVKDYHLNERHYGALQGLNKKETAEKYGDSQVHLWRRSYDVRPPALPKDDERNPAKQAPYRRYKGTVELPLTECLKDTVARVAPYFESEIKPKIELGENVLITAHGNSIRALRKYLEDISDDEIAGMNIPTGVPLVYHLNEDFTVDHVGYLGDEDIIRAKIDAVKMQSVRTEEKK
- the thiL gene encoding thiamine-phosphate kinase, with the protein product MKEETLRDIGEFECIHRIAHDLIYRPELVKLGTGDDGAVFMTPCGYDEVISTDTMVEGIHFTKRTMSAADTGYHLCAVNFSDMAAMGAEPVSFVISAALPGDLSITWIESCYDGIRECCREYSVNLLGGDITGSKQGVILTGTIVGIVPENQAVKRSGAKEGDIVFVTGTLGDSSAGLSILLDGKKEEYPMLAIRHQRPKPQIDFGRILRESGASSLNDVSDGLSREINEITSASRVTIELEKERIPLSDELCRWGRDCGKDPFCFAINGGEDYELVGTISKKNWEYIKDIDGVTGIGHVTKAGKGQVFLKDKNSIKLLTIAGYDHFRL
- a CDS encoding isochorismatase family protein, producing MDSLVIVDCQYDFIDGSLACSGSHEAVAYLINFINRHEMEVLYTSDWHSPANRSFKVNGGIWPIHCVAGEKGSALDRHFFADIIDVKNRPNEENIFHKGMDDIVEEYSAFHGINKKGIPLGTMVTDHVYVGGIASEYCVKETVFELLKAGHKVTLLVKGLGYVDYNGHLVAIDAMKKLGVEILE
- a CDS encoding ANTAR domain-containing response regulator; translation: MSETYRIVIADDEAIICMDLKEILEEAGHEVVGICADGVRALELVKEEKPDLVILDVQMPKLDGLQAAKLIAHDDLAPVVLLTAYGDAETVEKAKRSHVFGYVMKPVEERNLFPALQIAVSQYRSRHEIAHRVKEMERELASRKIINRAKGLLMDYYHISDEEAYHKMQQTSMRRGILLTDVAQKVIKEIMVRKNMLS